A single Lolium perenne isolate Kyuss_39 chromosome 6, Kyuss_2.0, whole genome shotgun sequence DNA region contains:
- the LOC127305832 gene encoding uncharacterized protein isoform X2, with protein MHGVEPHSLDVQLSIEKLDIVSMIKHDFVSNWSNLNNLSYEITFFKKKWRVIKSERLVRLPAPALFNLDSRKSWSVTEDELDAYIERCDHHAGNGGSLIFERDLEALAEFLERPHPEFFGGQVNDQPGGELQWVVVADLRGKLEPPMSERIQFSVRENNRVDGLARAMQEALARLCGQNVNKINGNRTIPNATFGNISEEDSEGDTRNAGEFSKNSLSREEVEEVVRLGDKLKEASAWVRDDELAVCSDVEKIMGGFNLPKDISSSLGEALKLAFLSKNTEARNKLQAIQKLLEVEGKEKIMKEKLSSTMETKLHMKKQFKS; from the exons atgcatggtgtagaacctcactctcttgatgttcagctctctatagagaaacttgatattgtttccatgataaaacatgactttgtttctaattggtctaatttgaataacctgtcctatgaaataacctttttcaagaaaaagtgGAGAGTAATTAAATCCGAGAGGCTAGttcgattgcctgcacctgctttgtttaaccttgattccaggaaaagTTGGTCGGTCACtgaagatgaacttgatgcatacatagagaggTGCGACCATCACGCAGGCAACGGAGGAAGCCTGATCTTTGAGAGGGACTTGGAGGCCTTAGCTGAGTTTCTCGAGCGCCCGCACCCCGAGTTCTTTGGAGGACAAGTCAATGATCAGCCTGGAGGAGAACTTCAGTGGGTCGTAGTTGCAGACCTGAGGGGAAAGCTGGAGCCACCTATGTCCGAGAGGATCCAGTTTTCCGTAAGGGAGAACAACCGGGTGGATGGACTAGCTCGAGCCATGcaagaagcacttgcccgtctgtgtgggcagAATGTGAACAAGATCAATGGAAACCGAACAATTCCTAATGCG ACTTTTGGGAATATTTCCGAAGAGGACAGTGAGGGTGACACACGTAATGCTGGTGAATTCTCAAAGAATTCGCTATCCAGAGAGGAG GTGGAAGAAGTTGTTCGCTTGGGCGACAAATTAAAAGAAGCATCTGCCTGGGTACGTGATGATGAACTTGCCGTTTGCAGCGATGTGGAGAAAATCATGGGGGGTTTCAACTTGCCCAAAGATATTAGTTCTTCGCTTGGTGAAGCATTGAAATTAGCTTTTCTGTCTAAGAATACAGAAGCCAGAAATAAGCTACAAGCTATTCAG AAATTGTTGGAAGTTGAGGGCAAGGAAAAAATCATGAAAGAAAAATTGAGCAGCACTATGGAAACCAAG CTGCACATGAAGAAGCAATTCAAGTCTTGA
- the LOC127305832 gene encoding uncharacterized protein isoform X4, with protein MHGVEPHSLDVQLSIEKLDIVSMIKHDFVSNWSNLNNLSYEITFFKKKWRVIKSERLVRLPAPALFNLDSRKSWSVTEDELDAYIERCDHHAGNGGSLIFERDLEALAEFLERPHPEFFGGQVNDQPGGELQWVVVADLRGKLEPPMSERIQFSVRENNRVDGLARAMQEALARLCGQNVNKINGNRTIPNATFGNISEEDSEGDTRNAGEFSKNSLSREEVEEVVRLGDKLKEASAWKLLEVEGKEKIMKEKLSSTMETKLHMKKQFKS; from the exons atgcatggtgtagaacctcactctcttgatgttcagctctctatagagaaacttgatattgtttccatgataaaacatgactttgtttctaattggtctaatttgaataacctgtcctatgaaataacctttttcaagaaaaagtgGAGAGTAATTAAATCCGAGAGGCTAGttcgattgcctgcacctgctttgtttaaccttgattccaggaaaagTTGGTCGGTCACtgaagatgaacttgatgcatacatagagaggTGCGACCATCACGCAGGCAACGGAGGAAGCCTGATCTTTGAGAGGGACTTGGAGGCCTTAGCTGAGTTTCTCGAGCGCCCGCACCCCGAGTTCTTTGGAGGACAAGTCAATGATCAGCCTGGAGGAGAACTTCAGTGGGTCGTAGTTGCAGACCTGAGGGGAAAGCTGGAGCCACCTATGTCCGAGAGGATCCAGTTTTCCGTAAGGGAGAACAACCGGGTGGATGGACTAGCTCGAGCCATGcaagaagcacttgcccgtctgtgtgggcagAATGTGAACAAGATCAATGGAAACCGAACAATTCCTAATGCG ACTTTTGGGAATATTTCCGAAGAGGACAGTGAGGGTGACACACGTAATGCTGGTGAATTCTCAAAGAATTCGCTATCCAGAGAGGAG GTGGAAGAAGTTGTTCGCTTGGGCGACAAATTAAAAGAAGCATCTGCCTGG AAATTGTTGGAAGTTGAGGGCAAGGAAAAAATCATGAAAGAAAAATTGAGCAGCACTATGGAAACCAAG CTGCACATGAAGAAGCAATTCAAGTCTTGA
- the LOC127305832 gene encoding uncharacterized protein isoform X5, giving the protein MHGVEPHSLDVQLSIEKLDIVSMIKHDFVSNWSNLNNLSYEITFFKKKWRVIKSERLVRLPAPALFNLDSRKSWSVTEDELDAYIERCDHHAGNGGSLIFERDLEALAEFLERPHPEFFGGQVNDQPGGELQWVVVADLRGKLEPPMSERIQFSVRENNRVDGLARAMQEALARLCGQNVNKINGNRTIPNATFGNISEEDSEGDTRNAGEFSKNSLSREEVEEVVRLGDKLKEASAWPVRKNQAKQAY; this is encoded by the exons atgcatggtgtagaacctcactctcttgatgttcagctctctatagagaaacttgatattgtttccatgataaaacatgactttgtttctaattggtctaatttgaataacctgtcctatgaaataacctttttcaagaaaaagtgGAGAGTAATTAAATCCGAGAGGCTAGttcgattgcctgcacctgctttgtttaaccttgattccaggaaaagTTGGTCGGTCACtgaagatgaacttgatgcatacatagagaggTGCGACCATCACGCAGGCAACGGAGGAAGCCTGATCTTTGAGAGGGACTTGGAGGCCTTAGCTGAGTTTCTCGAGCGCCCGCACCCCGAGTTCTTTGGAGGACAAGTCAATGATCAGCCTGGAGGAGAACTTCAGTGGGTCGTAGTTGCAGACCTGAGGGGAAAGCTGGAGCCACCTATGTCCGAGAGGATCCAGTTTTCCGTAAGGGAGAACAACCGGGTGGATGGACTAGCTCGAGCCATGcaagaagcacttgcccgtctgtgtgggcagAATGTGAACAAGATCAATGGAAACCGAACAATTCCTAATGCG ACTTTTGGGAATATTTCCGAAGAGGACAGTGAGGGTGACACACGTAATGCTGGTGAATTCTCAAAGAATTCGCTATCCAGAGAGGAG GTGGAAGAAGTTGTTCGCTTGGGCGACAAATTAAAAGAAGCATCTGCCTGG CCGGTGAGGAAAAATCAGGCAAAACAAGCATATTAA
- the LOC127305832 gene encoding uncharacterized protein isoform X3: MHGVEPHSLDVQLSIEKLDIVSMIKHDFVSNWSNLNNLSYEITFFKKKWRVIKSERLVRLPAPALFNLDSRKSWSVTEDELDAYIERCDHHAGNGGSLIFERDLEALAEFLERPHPEFFGGQVNDQPGGELQWVVVADLRGKLEPPMSERIQFSVRENNRVDGLARAMQEALARLCGQNVNKINGNRTIPNATFGNISEEDSEGDTRNAGEFSKNSLSREEVEEVVRLGDKLKEASAWVRDDELAVCSDVEKIMGGFNLPKDISSSLGEALKLAFLSKNTEARNKLQAIQPVRKNQAKQAY, encoded by the exons atgcatggtgtagaacctcactctcttgatgttcagctctctatagagaaacttgatattgtttccatgataaaacatgactttgtttctaattggtctaatttgaataacctgtcctatgaaataacctttttcaagaaaaagtgGAGAGTAATTAAATCCGAGAGGCTAGttcgattgcctgcacctgctttgtttaaccttgattccaggaaaagTTGGTCGGTCACtgaagatgaacttgatgcatacatagagaggTGCGACCATCACGCAGGCAACGGAGGAAGCCTGATCTTTGAGAGGGACTTGGAGGCCTTAGCTGAGTTTCTCGAGCGCCCGCACCCCGAGTTCTTTGGAGGACAAGTCAATGATCAGCCTGGAGGAGAACTTCAGTGGGTCGTAGTTGCAGACCTGAGGGGAAAGCTGGAGCCACCTATGTCCGAGAGGATCCAGTTTTCCGTAAGGGAGAACAACCGGGTGGATGGACTAGCTCGAGCCATGcaagaagcacttgcccgtctgtgtgggcagAATGTGAACAAGATCAATGGAAACCGAACAATTCCTAATGCG ACTTTTGGGAATATTTCCGAAGAGGACAGTGAGGGTGACACACGTAATGCTGGTGAATTCTCAAAGAATTCGCTATCCAGAGAGGAG GTGGAAGAAGTTGTTCGCTTGGGCGACAAATTAAAAGAAGCATCTGCCTGGGTACGTGATGATGAACTTGCCGTTTGCAGCGATGTGGAGAAAATCATGGGGGGTTTCAACTTGCCCAAAGATATTAGTTCTTCGCTTGGTGAAGCATTGAAATTAGCTTTTCTGTCTAAGAATACAGAAGCCAGAAATAAGCTACAAGCTATTCAG CCGGTGAGGAAAAATCAGGCAAAACAAGCATATTAA
- the LOC127305832 gene encoding uncharacterized protein isoform X1 encodes MKRKKPPDRKPWLTLFGMNDIGKMKRKMKKFNFGELFKRGTTSTGRPSRTSTRFRRSYNEDIIAPSFALEEDNGAPNASSFPCYDFLTNAGILDDFFTLVNRAGLATYVGDEREQYYMLTKIFVESFKFHNTQYEPTVAFKIYGNPVTMELEEFCCALDIAPVGTARRIGDNPRDLLELYRGITNDDCRTIQRGKIRNIQLPAIKYFAYYIATSILGRKNTSNISSYHLAFLNIALTGRTSYHLGSLIARRLSNRGPIFGGTIALRVLTHLGLPLDPNDVPLTPRRLDIAAIKSHHFVTTDSTLDNMVYRMLFADGDEKEIPLPQPGLFNIDREPWSRTKEEVEEHMKIQDFHQQHDSEDAEPSYDYTVTYPGASSSTYPEYDPSSSYYGDTTSWARWD; translated from the exons ATGAAGAGGAAAAAACCTCCCGATAGAAAGCCAT GGTTGACCTTATTTGGAATGAATGACATAGGAAAGATG aaaagaaagatgaagaagttcaactttggagaattgttcaagagaggaacaaccagcaccgggaggccttctaggacctccacccgatttaggcgatcgtacaatgaggatatcatcgcgcctagcttcgcgctcgaggaggacaatggggctcctaatgcttcatccttcccatgttatgattttctgacaaatgcagggatattggatgatttcttcacccttgtcaatagggcgggcttagccacctacgtgggagatgaaagggagcaatactacatgctcaccaaaatcttcgtcgagagcttcaagttccacaacacgcaatatgagccgacagttgcattcaagatctatggtaatcctgttactatggaattggaagaattttgttgtgcattggatattgcccctgtaggtacagcaaggaggattggtgacaacccccgggacttgttggagctctatcgagggatcaccaatgatgattgtcgcaccattcagcgtggcaagataaggaacattcaactccccgccattaaatattttgcgtaTTACATTgccactagcattcttggtaggaagaacactagcaatatttctagctaccatcttgctttcttgaatattgcgcttactggacggacatcttatcatcttggttctcttattgctcgccgcctgtctaacagggggcctatttttggaggaactattgcattgcgcgttttaacacatctaggacttcctcttgatcctaatgatgtgccattaacccctaggaggcttgatattgctgctataaaaagccatcattttgttaccactgattccactttagataacatggtctatagaatgttgtttgctgacggggatgagaaggaaatccctcttccccagccggGTTTGTTCaatattgacagggaaccatggtcgcgcactaaggaggaggtggaggaacatatgaagatacaagacttccaccagcagcatgactccgaggacgccgagccctcctacgactacaccgtcacgtacccgggtgcttcttctagcacatacccggaatatgatccatcttcgtcgtactacggagatactacctcatgggctcgatgggattga